From the genome of Papaver somniferum cultivar HN1 chromosome 2, ASM357369v1, whole genome shotgun sequence, one region includes:
- the LOC113348206 gene encoding CRS2-associated factor 1, chloroplastic-like, which translates to MALKLSAPPFPVFSPKSPSSPSSRKFTEIRFSRWNNANAEKFNRQEREQQQIEDDIRRVRRYESASKIINTATTTTATTIDTENNNFKSIGTPSVPSRPSIPGKSSKYSKNPKPKFNLLGPDNAHPAFLKAKVSTDVSKVQGSVNKSIAIGENGVSYKLPNAPFEFQYSYTETPKVKPLALREPPFVPFGPSTMPRPWTGRAPLPGTKKKLPEFDSFKLPPPHKKGVKPVQAPGPYLDGSGPRYVTSREEILGEPLSSEEIKELVHGCLKIRRQLNMGRDGLTHNMLENIHAHWKRRRVCKIKCKGVCTVDMENVCEQLEDKTGGKIIYRRGGVLFLFRGRNYNYKSRPRYPLMLWKPVSPVYPRLIKQTPEGLTLEEATEMRKTGRQLQPICKLGKNGVYSDLADHVREAFEVCELVRINCEGMNPSDYKKIGGKLKDLVPCVLVSFEREHILMWRGREWKSPSTKPDSESKELTVNGSNRSESLGVEEETTSELFEGNSSNNDMNIDVLKTNLPKADEGAKSEGREAVFNSLASDVQQPEATDFSLANIDKFPAVSENVGSICDDSKPMVGENTEHSSETEAPPLMHLNGTSAMVTNENLEVAYKGLSSLDECANSTLCTEGAIQLLRQAMESGSAVTLDDASLDADIVFKRTVSLSKVAPLGPIFKQRRIRKVVVKKSEMKDVRSDCEEELKVGATITVSGKRIERKSYHRNPRIKDVKEVYLDMLPPQGSLGVDELAKLLS; encoded by the exons ATGGCGCTAAAATTATCAGCTCCTCCATTTCCAGTATTCTCTCCCAAATCTCCTTCATCCCCATCATCTCGTAAATTCACTGAAATTCGTTTTTCCCGTTGGAACAACGCAAACGCAGAGAAATTCAATCGTCAAGAACGAGAACAACAACAAATTGAAGATGATATCCGCAGAGTTAGACGTTATGAATCCGCCTCTAAAATCATCAACACCGCCACCACTACCACCGCAACCACAATTGACACTGAAAACAACAACTTCAAATCAATCGGAACTCCTTCTGTACCTTCTCGACCTTCAATTCCTGGGAAATCTTcaaaatattctaaaaaccctaaacccAAATTCAACCTTCTTGGCCCTGACAATGCTCACCCAGCATTTCTTAAAGCTAAGGTATCTACTGATGTTTCTAAGGTTCAGGGTTCAGTGAATAAAAGTATAGCTATTGGAGAAAATGGGGTTTCATATAAGCTACCTAATGCTCCATTTGAGTTTCAGTACAGTTATACTGAAACACCAAAGGTGAAGCCATTAGCACTTAGAGAACCACCATTTGTTCCGTTTGGTCCGAGTACAATGCCTCGGCCGTGGACTGGTAGAGCTCCTTTACCTGGAACTAAGAAGAAATTGCCTGAATTCGATTCGTTTAAGTTGCCTCCACCTCATAAGAAAGGTGTGAAGCCAGTTCAAGCACCAGGGCCGTATTTAGATGGGTCTGGTCCTAGGTATGTCACTTCAAGAGAAGAGATTTTGGGGGAACCGTTGTCGAGTGAGGAAATTAAAGAACTTGTTCATGGATGCTTGAAAATTAGAAGACAATTGAATATGG GAAGGGATGGTTTAACACATAATATGTTGGAGAATATCCATGCTCATTGGAAGCGTCGGAGAGTGTGCAAGATCAAATGCAAAGGAGTGTGCACAGTTGACATGGAAAATGTCTGCGAACAACTAGAG GATAAAACCGGAGGGAAGATAATTTACCGTAGAGGAGGggtattatttctatttcgcgGGAGGAATTACAACTACAAGTCTCGCCCACGTTATCCCCTCATGCTATGGAAACCTGTATCGCCAGTATACCCCAGGTTAATTAAGCAGACTCCAGAGGGATTAACACTGGAAGAAGCAACGGAAATGCGCAAAACAGGACGCCAGTTACAACCTATATGCAAGCTTG GGAAGAATGGTGTCTACTCTGACTTGGCTGACCATGTCAGAGAAGCCTTTGAAGTATGTGAATTGGTCCGAATAAATTGCGAAGGGATGAATCCAAGCGATTACAAAAAAATAGGTGGCAAACTCAAG GATCTTGTTCCATGTGTTCTGGTCTCGTTTGAGCGTGAGCACATACTAATGTGGAGAGGAAGAGAGTGGAAATCTCCGTCAACAAAACCAGATAGTGAATCTAAGGAACTAACTGTCAATGGATCCAATCGTTCTGAGTCACTGGGTGTGGAGGAAGAAACGACATCAGAACTATTTGAAGGGAATAGCTCAAATAATGATATGAATATCGATGTGCTCAAAACAAACCTGCCTAAAGCTGATGAGGGTGCTAAATCAGAAGGAAGGGAGGCTGTATTCAATTCTTTGGCAAGTGATGTTCAGCAACCTGAAGCTACTGATTTCTCCTTGGCCAATATCGATAAATTTCCTGCTGTATCTGAAAATGTTGGTAGTATTTGTGATGATTCAAAACCTATGGTAGGGGAGAACACAGAACACAGTTCAGAAACTGAAGCACCACCTTTGATGCATTTGAATGGAACTAGTGCCATGGTAACTAATGAAAACCTAGAAGTTGCATACAAAGGGTTATCAAGTCTCGATGAGTGCGCGAATTCAACTCTGTGTACTGAGGGAGCCATACAGCTTTTACGACAAGCTATGGAAAGTGGGAGTGCGGTGACGTTGGATGATGCATCTTTGGATGCTGACATCGTTTTTAAAAGAACTGTTTCTCTTTCCAAGGTTGCCCCGCTTGGTCCTATTTTCAAGCAAAGGCGAATCAGGAAGGTTGTAGTGAAAAAGAGTGAGATGAAAGATGTTAGAAGTGATTGTGAGGAAGAATTGAAGGTAGGAGCAACTATAACTGTTTCAGGGAAGCGAATTGAGAGAAAGAGTTATCATAGAAATCCAAGAATAAAAGATGTCAAAGAAGTGTATCTTGATATGTTACCACCACAGGGAAGCTTAGGAGTTGATGAGCTTGCCAAACTCCTATCTTAA
- the LOC113348207 gene encoding sugar transport protein 14-like, translating into MAGGFVHHGGTNGEGFEYRITSYFVFACIVAALGGSLFGYDLGVSGGVTSMDDFLKDFFPKVYRRKQEHLNETDYCKYDNQILTLFTSSLYFAGLISTFAASHVTRTRGRRGSIMVGSVSFFVGAIFNAFAVNISMLIIGRIFLGIGIGFGNQAVPLYLSEMAPAKIRGAVNQLFQLTTCLGILVANFVNYGTNKIHPWGWRLSLGLAAVPATLMFIGGIFLPETPNSLVEQGKLDEGRRVLEKVRGVKNVDAEFADLLEASEAARAITQPFRNLLQPKNRPQLIIGGLGIPAFQQLTGMNSILFYAPVIFQSLGFGSGAALYSSIITSTMLVVATFVSMAVVDKFGRRFLFLEAGCQMILSMLVLAIILALKFGRGVELSKGYAVVLVIMICLFVAAYGWSWGPLGWLVPSELFPLETRSAGQSLVVSVNLFFTAAIAQCFLVSLCHLRYGIFLLFAALILIMSLFIYFLLPETKQVPIEEVHLLFQSHWLWKKYVGDGRTPV; encoded by the exons ATGGCAGGAGGGTTTGTGCATCATGGAGGTACAAATGGTGAAGGTTTTGAATATAGGATTACAAGTTACTTTGTCTTTGCTTGTATTGTTGCTGCTCTTGGAGGGTCTCTATTTGGTTATGATCTTGGTGTTTCTG GTGGGGTGACATCAATGGATGATTTCTTGAAGGATTTCTTTCCAAAAGTGTACAGAAGAAAGCAAGAACATTTAAATGAGACAGATTACTGTAAATATGATAATCAAATACTAACCTTGTTTACGTCGTCGCTTTACTTCGCTGGCCTCATCTCAACCTTTGCTGCTTCACATGTGACGAGAACAAGGGGGAGGAGAGGAAGTATCATGGTTGGTTCAGTCAGCTTCTTCGTCGGAGCAATTTTCAATGCCTTTGCTGTTAATATCTCTATGCTCATCATAGGTCGTATTTTTCTTGGTATTGGCATTGGATTTGGAAATCAG GCAGTTCCTTTATATCTTTCTGAAATGGCACCTGCGAAAATCCGTGGAGCAGTTAACCAACTGTTTCAGCTGACAACCTGTCTGGGGATTTTGGTAGCGAACTTTGTAAATTATGGCACCAACAAGATACATCCATGGGGATGGAGATTGTCTCTAGGATTAGCTGCAGTCCCTGCAACACTTATGTTTATTGGAGGTATCTTCCTTCCAGAAACACCAAATAGTCTTGTCGAACAGGGAAAATTAGACGAAGGCCGAAGAGTTCTTGAGAAAGTCAGAGGTGTTAAGAATGTCGATGCAGAATTTGCTGATCTTCTTGAAGCAAGTGAAGCTGCAAGGGCGATAACACAACCGTTTAGAAACCTTCTGCAGCCAAAGAACCGTCCACAGTTGATTATAGGAGGACTTGGAATTCCTGCTTTTCAACAACTAACCGGGATGAACTCAATACTCTTCTACGCACCTGTCATATTTCAAAGTTTAGGGTTCGGATCTGGTGCCGCTCTGTACTCATCCATCATAACAAGCACGATGCTTGTTGTTGCTACCTTTGTCTCAATGGCAGTTGTTGACAAGTTTGGAAGAAGGTTTCTGTTCTTGGAAGCAGGTTGCCAAATGATACTTTCCATG CTTGTGTTGGCTATTATCCTTGCTCTGAAGTTTGGACGTGGAGTTGAGCTCTCCAAAGGATATGCAGTCGTCCTAGTAATAATGATTTGTCTGTTTGTTGCCGCGTATGGATGGTCATGGGGCCCTCTTGGGTGGCTAGTCCCAAGTGAGCTTTTTCCACTGGAAACAAGATCAGCTGGTCAAAGTCTAGTGGTTTCCGTCAATCTCTTCTTCACCGCTGCAATTGCCCAATGTTTTCTCGTGTCTCTTTGCCACCTGAGATATGGTATTTTCCTGCTGTTTGCGGCTTTGATTCTCATCATGAGCCTCTTCATTTACTTCTTATTACCTGAAACAAAGCAAGTTCCGATAGAGGAGGTACATTTACTATTCCAGAGTCACTGGCTGTGGAAGAAATACGTAGGCGATGGTAGAACCCCAGTTTAA